The following proteins are co-located in the Oceanimonas sp. GK1 genome:
- the galU gene encoding UTP--glucose-1-phosphate uridylyltransferase GalU: MSHQQSIRKAVIPVAGLGTRMLPATKAIPKEMLPVVDKPLIQYVVNEAVQAGIKEIVLVTHASKNSIENHFDTSFELEATLEKRVKRQLLSEVQNICPPDVTIMHVRQGEARGLGHAILCARPLVGDAPFAILLPDVLIDDAACDLGRDNLAAMIAAFDETGHSQILVEPVADALVDQFGIVDLGNASLAQGESAAITAMVEKPAREEAPSNLSVVGRYVLPASIWPLLQKTPLGKGDEIQLTDTIAMLMDKERVDAHHITGKSHDCGSKLGYMKANVEYGLRHKELGEDFRRYLQQLLPAQ, from the coding sequence ATGTCACACCAACAATCCATTCGCAAGGCCGTGATCCCCGTGGCCGGCCTCGGCACCCGCATGCTGCCCGCCACCAAGGCCATTCCCAAGGAAATGCTGCCGGTGGTCGACAAGCCGCTTATCCAGTACGTGGTCAACGAGGCCGTTCAGGCCGGTATCAAGGAAATTGTGCTGGTCACCCACGCCAGTAAGAACTCCATTGAAAACCATTTCGACACCAGCTTTGAGCTGGAAGCCACCCTGGAAAAACGGGTCAAGCGCCAGCTGCTGAGTGAAGTGCAGAACATCTGCCCGCCCGATGTCACCATCATGCATGTGCGTCAGGGCGAGGCCCGGGGCCTGGGGCACGCCATTCTCTGTGCCCGCCCGCTGGTGGGGGATGCCCCCTTTGCCATTCTGCTGCCCGACGTGCTGATCGACGATGCCGCCTGCGATCTGGGCCGGGATAACCTGGCCGCCATGATCGCCGCCTTTGATGAAACCGGCCACAGCCAGATCCTGGTGGAGCCGGTGGCCGACGCGCTGGTGGATCAGTTTGGTATTGTCGACCTGGGTAACGCCAGCCTGGCCCAGGGCGAGTCGGCGGCCATTACCGCCATGGTGGAAAAACCGGCCCGGGAAGAGGCGCCGTCAAACCTGTCGGTCGTGGGCCGTTATGTGCTGCCGGCCAGCATCTGGCCGCTGCTGCAAAAAACCCCGCTGGGCAAGGGCGACGAAATTCAGCTGACCGATACCATCGCCATGCTGATGGACAAGGAGCGGGTTGATGCCCACCACATTACCGGCAAAAGCCACGATTGCGGCAGCAAGCTGGGCTACATGAAAGCCAATGTGGAATATGGCCTGCGCCACAAGGAGCTGGGCGAAGATTTTCGCCGCTATCTGCAACAGCTGTTGCCGGCTCAGTAA
- a CDS encoding helix-hairpin-helix domain-containing protein, with protein sequence MKKLFAPALLSMLLATGLPALANEADNADSVVVTSININTATPEQLAQLSGIGPAKADAIVEYRDTNGPFSSVDDLVQVRGIGEATVEKNRHLLSN encoded by the coding sequence ATGAAAAAACTGTTTGCCCCTGCTCTGTTGTCGATGCTGCTGGCCACCGGCCTACCGGCGCTGGCCAATGAAGCGGACAACGCCGACAGCGTGGTGGTCACCAGCATCAACATCAATACCGCCACGCCGGAGCAACTGGCCCAGCTGTCCGGCATTGGACCGGCCAAGGCCGACGCCATTGTGGAGTACCGCGACACCAACGGTCCCTTCTCCTCGGTGGACGATCTGGTTCAAGTCAGGGGAATAGGCGAGGCCACGGTGGAAAAGAACCGGCACCTGCTGAGCAATTAA
- a CDS encoding YciI family protein, which translates to MWYVIFSQDNPNSLPLRKEARPAHLARLQALADEGRLLVAGPNPAIDAEDPAEAGFTGSTVIAEFDSLEAAQSWADADPYVAAGVYASVIVKPFKQVLP; encoded by the coding sequence ATGTGGTACGTGATTTTCAGCCAGGATAACCCCAACAGCCTGCCCCTGCGCAAGGAAGCCCGCCCGGCCCATCTGGCCCGGCTGCAGGCCCTGGCCGATGAAGGCCGCCTGCTGGTGGCCGGTCCCAACCCCGCCATTGATGCCGAGGATCCCGCCGAGGCTGGCTTTACCGGCAGCACCGTCATTGCCGAGTTCGACTCACTCGAAGCCGCCCAGAGCTGGGCCGACGCCGACCCTTACGTGGCTGCCGGCGTGTATGCCAGCGTCATCGTCAAGCCGTTCAAGCAAGTGCTGCCCTGA
- a CDS encoding septation protein A — MKQFAEFLPLIIFFVVYKTVDIYAATGALMAATCVQMLVQWLRHKKLEKMHLITLVLVLGFGGMTMFFHDDAFIKWKVTAVNGLFALGLLISRYGFGKNLIQQMLGKELTLPGSVWDRANLAWAGFFAFCGALNVYVAFSLPQEWWVNFKVFGLLGLTLLFTVATVLYLYRQQPVQSGPNNQR, encoded by the coding sequence ATGAAGCAGTTTGCCGAATTCCTTCCGCTGATCATTTTTTTCGTGGTCTACAAGACGGTGGATATCTACGCCGCCACCGGCGCCCTGATGGCCGCCACCTGCGTGCAGATGCTGGTGCAGTGGCTGCGCCACAAAAAGTTGGAAAAAATGCACCTGATCACCCTGGTGCTGGTGCTGGGCTTTGGCGGCATGACCATGTTTTTTCACGATGACGCCTTTATCAAGTGGAAGGTCACCGCGGTCAACGGCCTGTTTGCCCTGGGCCTGCTCATCAGCCGCTACGGCTTTGGCAAGAACCTCATTCAGCAGATGCTGGGCAAGGAGCTGACCCTGCCTGGCTCGGTATGGGACAGGGCCAACCTGGCCTGGGCCGGTTTTTTTGCCTTTTGCGGCGCCCTGAATGTCTATGTGGCATTCAGTCTGCCCCAGGAATGGTGGGTCAATTTCAAGGTGTTCGGCCTGCTGGGCCTGACCCTGTTGTTTACGGTCGCCACCGTGCTCTATCTCTATCGCCAGCAACCGGTACAATCCGGACCCAATAACCAACGTTAA
- a CDS encoding DMT family transporter yields MNHHQKGLLLTALGVLIISPDALLLRLISIPPDQLVLWRALFNLLGFWLIVVARHRSAWPGAFRVCGLTGVGCALMFTIGTFGFVLGNHFTKAGNVLVILASTPLIAALLSRVFLHERLPLRTWLAIGACLFGISLIVLDDAGDGSLLGNLLALMAALGLAGNLTLARSKPGVDMSPMLALSGLFTASLALAWSGQVVLPGAVDLGWLVLLCLVLLPAGFTLIQRGPLYLPSAEVSLLMLLETVFGTLLVWLFLSERPSNQGLLGGAIVLLAMIVKSALDRRKYRQHVQPVLSSQEQS; encoded by the coding sequence ATGAACCATCATCAGAAAGGGCTGCTGCTGACGGCCCTGGGGGTATTGATCATCTCCCCCGACGCCCTGCTGCTGCGACTTATCAGTATTCCGCCGGATCAGCTGGTGCTGTGGCGCGCCCTGTTTAACCTGCTGGGCTTTTGGCTGATCGTGGTGGCCCGCCACCGCTCGGCCTGGCCCGGGGCCTTTCGCGTCTGCGGTCTGACCGGCGTGGGCTGTGCCCTGATGTTTACCATCGGCACCTTTGGTTTTGTGCTCGGCAACCACTTCACCAAGGCCGGCAACGTACTGGTGATCCTGGCCTCCACGCCCCTGATTGCCGCCCTGCTGAGCCGGGTGTTTCTGCACGAACGGCTGCCATTGCGCACCTGGCTGGCCATTGGCGCCTGTCTGTTCGGCATCAGTCTGATTGTGCTCGACGACGCCGGTGACGGCTCCCTGCTCGGCAACCTGCTGGCCCTGATGGCCGCCTTGGGACTGGCGGGCAACCTGACCCTGGCCCGCAGTAAGCCCGGTGTTGATATGAGCCCCATGCTGGCCCTGAGCGGCCTGTTCACCGCGAGCCTGGCGCTGGCCTGGAGCGGTCAGGTGGTGCTGCCCGGCGCCGTGGATCTGGGCTGGCTGGTACTGCTGTGTCTGGTGCTGCTGCCGGCAGGCTTTACCCTGATCCAGCGCGGCCCGCTCTATCTGCCGTCGGCGGAAGTGAGCCTGCTGATGTTGCTGGAAACCGTGTTCGGCACCCTGCTGGTGTGGCTGTTTTTGAGCGAACGGCCCAGCAATCAGGGGCTGCTGGGCGGTGCCATCGTGCTGCTGGCGATGATCGTCAAAAGCGCCCTGGACCGGCGCAAATACCGGCAACATGTGCAGCCGGTGCTGTCATCCCAGGAGCAGTCCTGA